CTCATAGACACCATCAACGTGAGGATGCATAAATACCGCCAAAGAGACATGGTCAGTCCCCACACCGGAACCAGAAGATACATTAGCCATATTTTCAATGAGAAAGAAGGATTAGAAGCAACGGGAAGCACTACAACCAGAAAAAAAGACACAGCGAGGAAGAAGGGAGAAGAAATATCAAGGTTTTGATGAGGAAAACACGTAAAGAACAAATGAATGTCATCACATCTCTATTTATAAGAGTTCGGGCATCAAAACCAAAAGGTTATGCCATCATTACCCAGCACTGGAATCGAAACGGCAGCTCCAACTGACAGTCGCACGAGAAATGACGCAAAGCATCGGGAAAATGTGCcataatgacgcatgatgtcatgacgtcatTCTAGCGCAGAAACGACACAACCCCAAAAGAGGCGGCTCTCGAAAGGCCACGTTGCCGGCTCGTCCCAAGTTTAACTACCCGACCCACTCGTCCACTATCCTCGACCATAACCAACAAAGTCCGCTCATCAAGGTCGTCAGAGGATagcctcaataagcggagggactaactgtataggtcaaaatctacTACGGAACATTTAGGGCGAGAACGTATTGAGGAAAAATCAGTCGAGGTCGATCAGGAAATGGTGAAGCTCGTGATCGAGATGCTTATAATGGTCGAGGACTAAGTCCGCGGAAAGAACCGTAACGGCTAGTTTTAAGAATATGATAATAGAGGGAATATTCAATAAGAATATTCTCTGCACATGTAGTATTAGGGTTTACTAGGGATGTGTCCCATATATAGAAGACAAAAAGATAAGGACAGAGGATATGTAATATTGATCTAATAAGAACATTTTTTCGAAGAAAGATTCCCTCTCTAGCAAAGATACAAACATTAccttttcatcaagattcttgttcatattattccatactttCCCATCAGATCTGAGAATAGTTCGAACATTCTAGGAtttatctgtcattcatcattgtcaggagaaaTAATCATCTAGTCCattctttattgggtgaatcagtCCTCCTATTGACTTAAATGTTATTTATTCCTATTTATTGCTTAGTTACTcctccattattgctcatactttatGAATATTTAGTACATGTTATTGTCAATCTCCTATTAGATTTGTCCACATTATCCACGCTTTCAGGATCCGCATTTAGATATTATCGTTAACTAGTTTTAACccataattatataaatataatagttttaaccgaaagttatactttttggtcaaataatttggcgccgtctgtgggaatttcctagttaaatttttagttttcctCTAGATCTATAGCTGACACGAATCGctaacgtaaaaaaaaaaaagcaagaacAAGCTCCCCTTTCTTTGTATGCACAAATCTAATATGGCAGGTAACGGGAAAGAAAGAACAAGAATAACGAgtaacctcccaaccaacctcatgaatatCATCAATGAGAGCTCTGAAGCAGTGAACGAGGGCGCAACGCCCAATGCCTTCCCCAGGCGGGGTGGGTTACCCCCTCCTCATTGTagcatcacaaaatctcttggtaagggagCCTTTACATCCGTGGTGGAAGAGACGCCACCAGCAGTAAAAAAGCTCCTTGAAACTTCACTAACCGACACGCTAACCAGCATCCTCCATAAGCCCGCTCGGGACACGGCTACAGAAAATGCGAGGACTTGCATTATACTAGCAGTGGACGAGCAGCATGATCAATTTCCTCCGCCTCCAACgacaggtattactcacaatgtcgTTAGTAGTGCAGGTAACAACACTCTCACAGCCATTCTGAAAAGAATGGAGGAAATGTAGAATGAGAACAAAGCACATCGggatcaaatgagagaacaccaagaaagggtcgataagaTACCGGATACCCCTAAACTCTTGCCGAAGAGAGATGCCGGTCGGTTCGTCGAGGAGCCGTATAGTGATGACgccgccccacatgccatacAAAAAACCTTAAAAATGCCGCCCTATCTGAAAATATATGATGGCACGACCGACCCCGAAGACCATGTGACTCACTAtgtcaccgccgtgaaaggcaatgaactcgccaaggaacaagtatcctccattttgTTAAAATAATTCGGCGAGACCCTCACGGGAGGAGCTCTAACGTGGTATTCACAACTGCCTGCGTATTTCATTAAAACCTTAGAAGAAATGGCCGATAAATTCGTAATGGCCCATGATGGGGCCAAGAAGGCCAAGGTGATGTTAGTctataattacatatttttagtgcattacgtACCTTACAttttaggtgctttaatgctaaactatactatatttgggCTTAATTGAGTTTGTTTTATGTGTAAGTACGTCGAAGACGAAATTGagagcaaagtagagattttatgtgtatctTATATACTACAAGAATGGTTCGTGATTATTTGATGACGGAAAATATTATGATGTATAATACTGCAATGTTTGAAGATAAAccaaaagaagacaaaagaacAAATTGAAAAAGAAGGGAATTATTGATGAAGAAAGAAACAACTGCATAggaattgaaaaaaaagaaaCAGAAACGAGAAGAtgaaagaaggaaaagttaggTAGAAAATGAGAATTGAAACATGCAAAGAAGTCAGCGACGCGAGGGAGTAAGCTCGCTATAGAACATGCAACGCGAGGATAAAAGCTCGCGTTAGAGCTGGCTTCATGAGGGATTTTGCGTCCGTTTGAGCGTGCGCTGCATAGTGTAATGCGAGGTAAAGCTCGCATTTTGCCTCGCGGCGCGAGCCCTGTAGCGAAGGTGTTCTGGGTTTTTAAGgcctattttgtctcctatttgGTTTTGTACTTGGTTATTTCGTTTGGGTCTTTTTTCtatacatataaatagtcattaaacatcaTTTTTAGAAGAGTTTTGTgaccggaggcaagaacatcacgtggaacCACTCTTGGAggagtggctaagcactctaagttctagggttgtggttgacatgattattaacgtttattaattacatctttgttaattcggattatcatcttgtggttgtttatttaattctagtTTTCACTTGTGAATTTTTGTAGCTACCAATCCACCCTACTAGCTATGCTATActtgggaaagccgtgtttagattagagtagaattataaaaggcttgtttctgaacccgtggctcggggaacgatttcgcggttaggatagaaatatatcTAACCGTCTTGCTTAAttaaataccgtattatattcattcatgatagactcaataccataggaatataggattgatatattgtgggcgggagagtagtattgtgggaacatgctattcatataaacgatccggttaattagcaaccatagataatctggattaacgagtgtaattattgaacttaataggattgataaaccaaccacaaccctggaattttTATCTCATCTGAAGTAAAATCTTATCATACACATTTGtattcttgataaattagttgttacttgtttaatttccgcaatagtagattaatatAAAAACATCACTCTTAAATAGCttggataattaattaattttagtttgtTTAGTTAACGAtcaatctaagtctctgtgggttcgacatccgactttcgagtcactttattacttgacggccacgtattCTTGCGTGTACTTGAGGAACcaataagtttttggcgccgttggcggggacttagttattgattgtttagttaagttaagcttttattcgttatttgttcaagttttaatttttagtttgctttatttgtgTTAACGCAAGCTCTTCTCTTGAATGTGGAGGAGTAGAAGCGCAAACAATCTCTTTCATCTTGATCCTAAAATCaaacgaacacttcatagagtgaggagggaagttGAATCTAGAACTAGAattgaaagagagttggacatcgtagttcaaccacaaccaatagagatggcaggtaatgaagagcgtccaGTGATAGAAGCTGTAAGGCCCAATCTGGCTCTTATGACTCAGgcgattgtgaagcctgatatcacgggtcactttgaactcaaacagtacatggtacaattGATTCaatccacaggacaatatgtaggtctatctcatgaagacccgcagatGCACATTCAGAGCTTCCTGGAAATTAtagacacttacaattatccgaacattTTCAAGGACTATGTCTGACTAACattatttcccttttcactgatgagggaagctaaggaatggttacaaaaggagcccgcgaactcaatccacaattgggatgatctagcaaggaaatttttAATTAAGTTTTTTCCCACgaagaagacaaagtcgttgaggaTCCAGATTCTTGGGTTTCAACAACGAGATGGTGAGACTCTTCGACACGCTTGGGAATCATTCAAGAGGCTACTCAGAGAATGGGCACACCATTGTTAGACTGATGAGGTGTTGGGTCACACTTTCGTTGACGGGTTGGATgagacatcaaagatgaatcttgactcagcatgtgggggtagttgcatggcaagaccgtatagtgagatCCAGATCCTGCTAaacaatttcactgctaatgataataattggcaaggagatggggaaccACGAAGAGCACCTAAACAAAAGGCAGCAGATGTGATCGATCTTAATGATTTCTCAACAATGAGAGCAGATATAGCGAGATTAGTGAATTagatgaataaaatgacaatgcaccacgcacaacagatgcaacatgtgCAACAGATGTCTACTTGCTACGAGTTATGCGGTCAAGGTCACACAAGTGACATATGCCCCGTGAATCCTGAATCCATCTACTACGCGGGGCAACAAGCTAGAGGGCCGATGAATCAAAATGCTCAATATTGTAACACATACAATCCGAACTGGAAGAATCTTCCTAACTTCTCTAGGGGTGGAAATAAGAATATCAGGCCTCAAGCGAATTACAATCATCCACCTCAACCTCCACAGCAAGGAGAGGAGAGTCTGACTGACATGATGAAAAAGCTCTTGATAGACAATCAGAAAGTTATGGCTGAGAATCAACAAGTCAGGGCAGAGAGTCAGTAAGTCAGGGCTGAGAATCAACAATTGCGCACATAGTTCAgaaatctagagaggcagtttggGCAGATGGCTAACAATCAGAATACTAGACCTGCTGGAGCTCTCCCAAGTTATACAGAGAAAAATCCTCAAGTCAATGCAGTGACGTTGAGAAATGGGAGAGAGTTGGTAGAAGTGTCTAAGAAGAAAAAGGAACAATCTAGGCTCAAAGAAGAAAGAGTGCCAAAACCTGTAGAGGTAGATGAGAGAAACAAAACAGAGCCTGAGCAAAGATCAGAGAGTGTGCCACCCCTTTTTCCTCAAAGATTAAGAAAGAAGAATGATGACCATATGTTTCACAAATTCCTAGATATGTTGAAGCAGATACATTTGAACATCCCTCTGGTGGACATGCTCCATGAGGTCCCAAAGTATGCAAAatatattaaggacatagtggcaAATAAAATAAGGTTAACTGAGTTTGAGACCGtagcacttactgaggagtgcacttccagGATTCAACATAAGCTTCCACAAAATTCTTAAGGATCCGAGTAGTTCTACCATCCCCGTGAGGATTGGTGAATTTGATGTGGGTagagccttgtgtgatttgggtgcaagtatCAATCTGATGCCGTTGTCAGTGTTCAAACAATTGGGCTTAGGAGCTCCGAGACCCACCACGGTGATGCTACAGTTAGCTGATAGATCTTATGTTTATCCTGAGGGGGTAATTGAGGACGTCCTACTGCAGATTGGGAAGTTTATTTTTCCTGTAGATTTTATCATCCTAGATTACGTGGCTGATCAGTTAGTTCCTATCATCTTGGGATGACCTCTTTTGGCCACTAGAGATGTAATTATCAAAGTTCGAGAAGGTAAGATGATCTTGAGGGTGGACAATGaagaagcagtcttcaatgtatATCAAGCCATTCAATTTCCTCGTCATTATGAGGACCTGGACATGATTTCGGTGGTGGAGATAAATGAACTAGTCGTAGAGCCAAGGACGTCTAAAGAAGATGCACTAGAAAAGGTATTGACGTTGTTCAATCACTTGGAACTTGAAGAATAGGTTGAGGAGATGTTGCACATTCTAGATGCATCGTGCAAATTCATAAGAGAAAGAACCCAATTTAATCCTCTGGATAGGCCAATCGGCCCGCTTCCGAAACCCTTACCATCTCATCTTTGTTGTGCATATTTAGGAAATTCTAACACTTTGCATGTGATTGTTTCTTCTCATTAGTCTGAATTGCAGGAAGAAAAACTCTTAAGGGTGCTGAGGGAGCATAAGCATGCCATTGGTTGGAAGATGTCTGACATAAAAGGTATTAGCCCTgcattctgcatgcacaaaatactCGTGGATGAGGGAAACAAGCCTAGCATGGAGCATCAACGTCGCCtcaatccaatcatgaaagaggtggtaagaaaagaagtaatTAAGTGGCTCGACGCAGGTATAGTATTTCCTATCTCCGATAGCAAGTGGGTAAGTCTTGTTCAATGTGTACCTAaaaggggggggggaggggtatgATTGTTGTAGTAAATGAACAAAATGAATTAATCCCAACTAGGACTGCGACTAGTTGGCGAATATGCATAGTCTATAGGAAGTTGAATAATGCTACAGGAAAAGATCACTTCCCTCTCcccttcattgatcaaatgcttgacaaGTTAGCCGGACAGGAatactattgtttccttgatggctattcggggtataatcagatttctATTGCACcggaagatcaagaaaagaccaCTTTTACATGCCCTTATGACACTTATGCATTTAAGAGAATGCCATTCGGgttgtgtaatgcacctgcgacttttcaaaggtgtatgatggctattttcaccgatatggtggaatggTTTGTGGAGGTTTTTATGGataatttttctgtgtttggtccGTCTTTTGATGAATGCTTAACCAATCTTGCTAAAGTGCTTGCCAGGTGCGAGGAGACTAATCTAGTactgaattgggaaaagtgccattttatggtacgtgaaggtatagtgttGGGACACAAGGTGTCTAAAGATGGGATCGAAGTTGACAAGGCTAAGGTGGAAGCAATTGAAAAGTTGCCACCACCGATTTCAGTGAAAGGAGTTAGGAGTTTTCTGggacatgcaggtttttatcgccgatttataaaggatttctcaaaaatTTCCTCTCCTTTGTGCAGGTTGTTAGAGAAGGATGTGTCGTTCAAGTTTGACGATGCTTGTCTGAAAGCGTTCGAGGAGCTGAAAAAGAAGTTAGTGAGTGCACCAATCATAGTGGCTCCTAACTGAACAAGCCATCTGAGCTGATGTGTGACGCCAGTGATGGTGCAATTGGGACTGTATTGGGCCAGAGGAGGAGGAACATATTTCACTCTATTTACTACGCAAGCAAGACTTTCACTCCCGCTCAAATAAATTATACTGTGacagaaaaggagttgcttgctgtAGTGTGGGCGTTCGATAAATTTCGGTCCTATTTGGTTggcaccaaagtcatcgtctacacagaccaTGCAACCATCAGGTATttgttgaaaaagaaagatgctaaaccaaggCTAATCCGTTGGGTTTtactcttgcaagaatttgacttagagatccgggACCGTaaaggaacagagaatcaagtggctgatcactagTCAAGGTTAGAAACTCGGAACCATGTAGTTAAGGGAGATGTCATCAAGGAAACATTTTCGGATGAGCAATTGTTGGCCATTATTGCTGGGGAGGTACCATGGTATGAAAATTTTGTGAACTATTTGGCAAGTGGAGAGATGCCGCCTGATCTTGAACCTTATGCTAAAAAGAAGTTCTTGCGAGATGTGAGATCAtatgtgtgggatgagccattcctgtTCAAATCGTGTATTGATCAGCTAATGAGAAGATGTGTGCCCGAATCTGAAATAATTGCTATCTTACATGAATGCCATgcatcgccttatggtggtcatcatgcgGGTGACAAAACAGTAGCTAAGGTACTGCAAtcgggtttctattggcctagGGTGTTTAAAGACGCCCATGAGTTCGTGAGGAGATATGATAGGTTCCAGAGAAGAGAACAGGAACAATTACGAAAAGGCATGAGATGTTATTGCACAATATTATGGAGGTTgaaatttttgatgtttgggga
This region of Nicotiana tomentosiformis chromosome 4, ASM39032v3, whole genome shotgun sequence genomic DNA includes:
- the LOC138909335 gene encoding uncharacterized protein, giving the protein MANNQNTRPAGALPSYTEKNPQVNAVTLRNGRELVEVSKKKKEQSRLKEERVPKPVEVDERNKTEPEQRSESVPPLFPQRLRKKNDDHMFHKFLDMLKQIHLNIPLVDMLHEDPSSSTIPVRIGEFDVGRALCDLGASINLMPLSVFKQLGLGAPRPTTVMLQLADRSYVYPEGVIEDVLLQIGKFIFPVDFIILDYVADQLVPIILG